Proteins encoded within one genomic window of Deltaproteobacteria bacterium:
- a CDS encoding MMPL family transporter, whose translation MIHITDWVLKRPWLTIGLTVLSFFVFGFGMRGMSADTDVTRDLPQNIPAKLLYDRIDEMFPAKETIIVVAESEDHFSVEGLAKLDALTRVLEKVEGVQSVMSLTTARLITADENGMVVQPAGDPLPQTPEEAASLKERLYGQPLYVGTLLSEDGTAVATLAMVKSGAREADVAERILAIADDPAQSQGLKLHVTGRGAANYWGKVLMGRDMGMLSSAALGIVFLLLLIIFRSFRGLLLPLGVVITAIIWTMGLMGYLAIPLTHSTEVMPILLLAIGVADGIHILKGYYERARGESDARAVVRATMVDLNRPVVLTSITTMVGFISLASSGVASIEVLGYLTAFGVFAAMIFSVTLIPAVLVLLKVPQLAEEKKARFLWAEAFAGRYAALLARRRWAVLGGILAVIGLSIWGATRVPVEMSTTENFAPDHPLRVATEAVNRHFAATTNLTVVVEGSAADAIKDPVVLERMDALQTWLESQPHVGKIQSITGFIKQMHRVMHGDAPEQFRLPQVMEKETGTEWVERDGVEVEEEVTFEVPGKELVAQYLALYEMSGKPDDFANLVTYDYRTARMNVFLSTDRATHLTTLHDDLKVWLAENFSGVEGLQAQLTGMAELIRAVNDMLVEGQAWSIALSLLLVWLVTALIFRSPVLGLFATLPLFFSLFLNFGTMGLSGIALNVMTMATSSVAVGVGIDYAIHFIHRYQVDRRTGATYEHAAASALRTSGVAIAFNAAAVALGFSALGLSAFKGVSDMGILIALTMVTSAFAALTILPVLFIVLKPRAFAVAPGADAPKTDSSPREAA comes from the coding sequence ATGATTCACATCACCGACTGGGTGCTGAAGCGCCCCTGGCTCACCATCGGCCTGACCGTCCTCTCCTTCTTCGTCTTCGGCTTCGGGATGCGGGGGATGAGCGCCGACACGGACGTCACCCGCGATCTGCCGCAGAACATCCCGGCCAAGCTCCTCTATGACCGGATCGACGAGATGTTCCCGGCCAAGGAGACGATCATCGTCGTCGCCGAGAGCGAGGATCACTTCTCGGTGGAGGGCCTCGCGAAGCTCGACGCTCTGACCCGCGTCCTCGAGAAGGTCGAGGGCGTGCAGTCGGTGATGAGCCTCACCACGGCCCGGCTGATCACCGCCGACGAGAACGGGATGGTGGTGCAGCCCGCCGGGGATCCTCTCCCGCAGACCCCGGAGGAGGCCGCGTCGCTGAAGGAGCGCCTCTACGGCCAGCCCCTCTACGTCGGCACCCTCCTCTCGGAGGACGGCACCGCGGTGGCCACCCTGGCCATGGTGAAGTCCGGCGCCCGGGAGGCCGACGTCGCCGAGCGGATCCTCGCCATCGCCGACGATCCCGCCCAGAGCCAGGGTCTGAAGCTCCACGTCACCGGCCGGGGGGCCGCCAACTACTGGGGCAAGGTGCTGATGGGCCGCGACATGGGGATGCTCTCCTCGGCGGCCCTCGGGATCGTCTTCCTGCTCCTGCTGATCATCTTCCGCTCCTTCCGGGGTCTGCTCCTGCCGCTGGGCGTGGTGATCACGGCCATCATCTGGACCATGGGGCTGATGGGCTACCTGGCCATCCCCCTGACCCACAGCACCGAGGTGATGCCGATCCTCCTGCTGGCCATCGGGGTGGCCGATGGCATCCACATCCTCAAGGGCTACTACGAGCGCGCCCGCGGCGAGTCCGACGCCCGGGCCGTGGTGCGGGCCACCATGGTGGACCTGAATCGCCCGGTGGTGCTCACGTCGATCACCACGATGGTCGGCTTCATCAGCCTGGCGTCCTCGGGCGTGGCGTCCATCGAGGTGCTCGGCTACCTCACGGCCTTCGGTGTCTTCGCCGCGATGATCTTCTCGGTCACCCTCATCCCCGCGGTGCTGGTGCTCCTGAAGGTCCCGCAGCTCGCCGAGGAGAAGAAGGCGCGCTTCCTCTGGGCCGAGGCCTTCGCCGGCCGCTACGCCGCCCTCCTGGCCCGCCGGCGCTGGGCGGTCCTGGGAGGCATCCTCGCGGTCATCGGCCTCTCGATCTGGGGGGCCACCCGGGTGCCGGTGGAGATGAGCACCACCGAGAACTTCGCGCCCGACCACCCCCTGCGGGTGGCCACCGAGGCGGTGAACCGCCACTTCGCCGCCACGACCAACCTCACGGTGGTCGTCGAGGGGAGCGCCGCGGACGCGATCAAGGATCCGGTGGTCCTCGAGCGGATGGACGCCCTCCAGACCTGGCTCGAGAGCCAGCCTCACGTCGGGAAGATCCAGTCGATCACTGGCTTCATCAAGCAGATGCACCGCGTGATGCACGGCGACGCCCCGGAGCAGTTCCGCCTGCCGCAGGTGATGGAGAAGGAGACCGGCACCGAGTGGGTCGAGCGCGACGGGGTCGAGGTCGAGGAGGAAGTGACCTTCGAGGTGCCCGGCAAGGAGCTGGTCGCCCAGTACCTCGCCCTCTACGAGATGAGCGGCAAGCCCGACGACTTCGCCAACCTCGTCACCTACGACTACCGGACCGCCCGGATGAACGTCTTCCTCTCGACCGACCGGGCCACCCACCTCACGACCCTCCACGACGACCTGAAGGTCTGGCTCGCCGAGAACTTCTCCGGGGTCGAGGGTCTGCAGGCCCAGCTCACCGGCATGGCCGAGCTGATCCGGGCCGTGAACGACATGCTGGTCGAGGGGCAGGCCTGGTCCATCGCCCTCTCCCTGCTGCTGGTCTGGCTGGTCACCGCGCTGATCTTCCGCTCGCCGGTGCTGGGGCTCTTCGCGACCCTGCCCCTCTTCTTCAGCCTCTTCCTCAACTTCGGCACCATGGGGCTCTCGGGGATCGCCCTGAACGTCATGACCATGGCCACCTCCTCGGTGGCGGTGGGCGTGGGCATCGACTACGCCATCCACTTCATCCACCGCTATCAGGTCGACCGGCGCACCGGCGCCACCTACGAGCACGCCGCCGCCAGCGCCCTGCGCACGAGCGGCGTCGCCATCGCCTTCAACGCCGCCGCGGTGGCCCTGGGCTTCTCGGCCCTCGGCCTCTCGGCCTTCAAGGGGGTGTCCGACATGGGCATCCTCATCGCCCTGACGATGGTCACCAGCGCCTTCGCCGCGCTGACCATCCTCCCCGTCCTCTTCATCGTCCTGAAGCCGCGCGCCTTCGCCGTGGCTCCCGGGGCGGATGCGCCCAAAACCGACTCCTCTCCGCGCGAGGCTGCCTGA
- a CDS encoding outer membrane lipoprotein-sorting protein — MRTLTLVLSLLLALPVLAADDPRALMDSVFDRGTWQDMKGKITLTLKTRRGDTKEREIEMWSRDNEAGEASMLMRFVAPADVKGTAFLQIENTGSADDRRLFLPALRRVQRITSSGTGGNFMASDFTFYDIGMAELDDWKFTFAGEGKTKLGACKKVEGKAAEERVITETGYSKVIWCVDSEKLTVLGTEYFDKDGDRFKQLTVQAFEELSGVPFATDMLMEDLSTGHSSRMLFSGLEVNTGVDPSLFTERALRKRR, encoded by the coding sequence ATGCGTACCCTCACCCTCGTCCTCTCCCTCCTCCTCGCCCTCCCGGTCCTCGCGGCCGACGATCCCCGCGCCCTGATGGACTCGGTCTTCGACCGGGGGACCTGGCAGGACATGAAGGGGAAGATCACCCTCACCCTGAAGACCCGGCGCGGCGACACCAAGGAGCGCGAGATCGAGATGTGGTCGCGGGACAACGAGGCCGGGGAGGCCAGCATGCTCATGCGCTTCGTCGCCCCCGCCGACGTCAAGGGCACGGCCTTCCTGCAGATCGAGAACACCGGCAGCGCGGACGATCGCCGCCTCTTCCTGCCGGCGCTGCGGCGGGTGCAGCGGATCACCTCCTCGGGCACCGGCGGCAACTTCATGGCCTCGGACTTCACCTTCTACGACATCGGCATGGCCGAGCTGGACGACTGGAAGTTCACCTTCGCCGGAGAGGGGAAGACCAAGCTCGGCGCCTGCAAGAAGGTCGAGGGCAAGGCCGCCGAGGAGCGGGTGATCACCGAGACCGGCTACTCGAAGGTGATCTGGTGCGTCGATTCCGAGAAGCTCACGGTCCTGGGCACCGAGTACTTCGACAAGGACGGGGACCGCTTCAAGCAGCTCACCGTGCAGGCCTTCGAGGAGCTCTCGGGGGTGCCCTTCGCCACCGACATGCTGATGGAGGATCTGAGCACGGGGCACAGCTCGCGGATGCTCTTCTCGGGCCTCGAGGTGAACACGGGCGTCGATCCCTCCCTCTTCACCGAGCGCGCCCTGCGCAAGCGGCGCTGA
- a CDS encoding SDR family oxidoreductase, translating to MRTTTRPEARLQRLFGLEGKTALVTGGARGVGRMITEALAGAGARVLIASRRGEACATAATEVNEALGEERCEGFGADLSTEAGVLALAEEVESRCERLEILVNNSGKTWGAPLGQHPWKAWEDLQSVNVAAPFSLIQALLPLMERAASADDPARVVNIGSINGSIPNGQGAYAYAASKAALHHLGRVLANELGPRHVTVNALALGPFPSKMMNYITGDEARREHLETRIPLRRIGRPDDVGGAVLWLAGAAGAWVTGAVVPIDGGMSADVVQWMDPELF from the coding sequence ATGAGAACCACGACCCGCCCCGAGGCCCGGCTCCAGCGACTCTTCGGCCTGGAGGGCAAGACGGCCCTCGTCACCGGCGGGGCCCGCGGCGTCGGCCGGATGATCACCGAGGCCCTGGCCGGCGCTGGCGCCCGGGTGTTGATCGCCTCGCGCAGGGGCGAGGCCTGCGCCACCGCCGCGACCGAGGTGAACGAGGCCCTGGGCGAGGAGCGCTGCGAGGGCTTCGGGGCCGACCTCTCCACGGAGGCCGGCGTGCTGGCGCTCGCGGAGGAGGTCGAGTCCCGCTGCGAGCGCCTCGAGATCCTGGTGAACAACTCGGGCAAGACCTGGGGCGCCCCCCTGGGCCAGCACCCCTGGAAGGCCTGGGAGGACCTGCAGTCGGTGAACGTCGCCGCCCCCTTCAGCCTGATCCAGGCCCTGCTGCCCCTGATGGAGAGGGCGGCGAGCGCCGACGATCCCGCCCGCGTCGTCAACATCGGTAGCATCAACGGATCGATCCCCAACGGGCAGGGCGCCTACGCCTACGCCGCGAGCAAGGCGGCCCTGCACCACCTCGGCCGGGTGCTGGCCAACGAGCTGGGACCCCGGCACGTCACGGTCAACGCGCTGGCGCTGGGCCCCTTCCCCAGCAAGATGATGAACTACATCACGGGGGACGAGGCCCGCCGGGAGCACCTCGAGACCCGGATCCCCCTGCGCCGGATCGGCCGCCCCGACGACGTGGGCGGCGCGGTGCTCTGGCTGGCCGGCGCCGCCGGCGCCTGGGTCACCGGCGCCGTGGTGCCAATCGACGGCGGGATGTCCGCCGACGTCGTGCAGTGGATGGACCCCGAGCTCTTCTAG
- a CDS encoding DUF2914 domain-containing protein, translated as MASRRARPLLFALVLLGGLLAPAAPALADQLQCNTEADARRAVDLLVPGSFLIDFCSLCESKVQVVRVAQANVIEDCEWEVEVRGTVLASSRKSFQDGKGVKDADYERVSIPYAGRLDLAYAYVEKEENVFGWMGGVLGLEADVNVATLRLPADIYDALGGHSRPSVGQSYGKAAPSTPDADTVQAVWEYYYRGQGGPPVLVRLTPCLKVDTAKASDTRYECIEPLRGAAKKGDTVSAWMSWLVPQGESFDDVMVQWAHDGVVRSTQDLEVNGKGFRYRTYLSKTLSKPGRWEVIVRRGTTELGRAEIDVD; from the coding sequence ATGGCTTCTCGCAGAGCTCGCCCGCTCCTCTTCGCTCTCGTGCTCCTCGGAGGCCTGCTCGCCCCCGCGGCCCCCGCGCTGGCCGATCAGCTTCAGTGCAACACCGAGGCCGACGCCCGCCGCGCCGTCGATCTGCTCGTCCCGGGCTCCTTCCTGATCGACTTCTGCTCGCTCTGCGAGTCGAAGGTGCAGGTGGTGCGGGTCGCCCAGGCCAACGTGATCGAGGACTGCGAGTGGGAGGTGGAGGTGCGCGGCACCGTCCTCGCCAGCAGCCGGAAGAGCTTCCAGGACGGCAAGGGCGTGAAGGACGCCGACTACGAGCGGGTGAGCATCCCCTACGCCGGCCGGCTCGACCTCGCCTACGCCTACGTCGAGAAGGAGGAGAACGTCTTCGGCTGGATGGGTGGCGTGCTGGGGCTCGAGGCCGACGTGAACGTCGCCACCCTGCGCCTGCCCGCGGACATCTACGACGCCCTCGGCGGTCACAGCCGCCCCAGCGTCGGCCAGAGCTACGGCAAGGCCGCGCCGAGCACCCCGGACGCCGACACCGTGCAGGCCGTCTGGGAGTACTACTACCGGGGGCAGGGCGGCCCGCCGGTGCTGGTCCGCCTCACCCCCTGCCTGAAGGTGGACACGGCCAAGGCCTCGGACACCCGCTACGAGTGCATCGAGCCCCTGCGCGGCGCCGCCAAGAAGGGCGACACCGTCAGCGCCTGGATGAGCTGGCTGGTGCCGCAGGGCGAGAGCTTCGACGACGTCATGGTGCAGTGGGCACACGACGGGGTCGTGCGCAGCACCCAGGACCTCGAGGTGAACGGGAAGGGCTTCCGCTACCGGACCTACCTCTCGAAGACCCTCTCCAAGCCCGGCCGCTGGGAGGTCATCGTGCGGCGCGGGACGACCGAGCTGGGGCGGGCAGAGATCGACGTCGATTGA
- a CDS encoding ATP-binding cassette domain-containing protein: MANISINNLSKAFGGKKLFEEVTVTFKAGNRYGLTGPNGAGKTTFMRIVSGQIDPDTGSANPPRRLSVLEQDHFAYDEARVLDCVMMGNRPLWDALQEKEVLLAKGEDLTDEDGMKLGELEGVIAEEDGYTAESDAATLLSGLGVVDALHDKKLAEIPASYKVRTLLAKALFGKPDALLLDEPTNNLDLESIRWLEKFLEDYEGVLITISHDRHFINAVCTHIADIDYETIILYPGGYDDMVQAKVGIRSRLEHENTEREKKIAQLQDFVQRFSAGTRASQVQSRKKQIEKLKVVDLKRSNIARPFIRFDIKQPSGKRVVELKGVDKRWPDVMVCDEMDSLVMKGDKIGIIGTTGVGKTTLCELLTGRLQPDHGEIEWGHNTSVGYLPQDHRSTIPDDTTVAEYLHSFDRDADKQTIRSLLGRMLFRGEEGDKPTKALSGGEAVRLIFSRLMLQGDNVLVLDDPTTHLDLESILALGEALEQYEGTVFMVTHDRELIESVCNRIWAFTPNGLIDFPGTYEEFLEKDGQQFEARAWR; encoded by the coding sequence ATGGCCAACATCAGCATCAACAACCTCTCCAAGGCCTTCGGGGGCAAGAAGCTCTTCGAGGAGGTGACCGTCACCTTCAAGGCGGGGAACCGCTACGGGCTGACGGGCCCCAACGGCGCCGGCAAGACCACCTTCATGCGGATCGTCTCCGGTCAGATCGATCCGGACACCGGCTCGGCGAACCCTCCCCGGCGCCTCTCGGTGCTGGAGCAGGATCACTTCGCCTACGACGAGGCGCGGGTCCTCGATTGCGTGATGATGGGCAACCGCCCCCTCTGGGACGCCCTCCAGGAGAAGGAGGTCCTGCTCGCCAAGGGGGAGGACCTGACCGACGAGGACGGCATGAAGCTCGGTGAGCTCGAGGGCGTCATCGCCGAGGAGGACGGCTACACCGCCGAGTCCGACGCCGCGACCCTGCTCTCGGGGCTCGGCGTGGTGGACGCGCTCCACGACAAGAAGCTCGCCGAGATCCCCGCGAGCTACAAGGTGCGCACCCTGCTGGCCAAGGCGCTCTTCGGCAAGCCCGACGCCCTGCTCCTCGACGAGCCCACCAACAACCTCGACCTGGAATCCATCCGGTGGCTGGAGAAGTTCCTCGAGGACTACGAGGGCGTGCTGATCACCATCAGCCACGACCGGCACTTCATCAACGCGGTCTGCACCCACATCGCCGACATCGACTACGAGACGATCATCCTCTACCCCGGCGGCTACGACGACATGGTGCAGGCGAAGGTGGGCATCCGCTCGCGCCTCGAGCACGAGAACACCGAGCGCGAGAAGAAGATCGCCCAGCTGCAGGACTTCGTGCAGCGCTTCTCGGCGGGCACCCGCGCCTCGCAGGTGCAGAGCCGCAAGAAGCAGATCGAGAAGCTGAAGGTCGTCGATCTCAAGCGCTCGAACATCGCCCGGCCCTTCATCCGCTTCGACATCAAGCAGCCCTCCGGCAAGCGGGTCGTGGAATTGAAGGGCGTCGACAAGCGTTGGCCCGACGTGATGGTCTGTGACGAGATGGACTCCCTGGTGATGAAGGGAGACAAGATCGGCATCATCGGCACCACCGGCGTGGGCAAGACCACCCTCTGCGAACTGCTCACCGGCCGCCTGCAGCCCGACCACGGCGAGATCGAGTGGGGGCACAACACCTCGGTGGGCTACCTCCCCCAGGACCACCGCAGCACGATCCCCGACGACACCACGGTCGCCGAGTACCTCCACAGCTTCGACCGGGACGCCGACAAGCAGACCATCCGCTCGCTGCTGGGCCGGATGCTCTTCCGCGGCGAGGAGGGCGACAAGCCCACCAAGGCCCTCTCGGGCGGCGAGGCCGTGCGGCTGATCTTCTCCCGGCTGATGCTGCAGGGCGACAACGTGCTCGTCCTCGATGACCCGACCACGCACCTGGATCTCGAGTCGATCCTCGCCCTCGGCGAGGCGCTCGAGCAGTACGAGGGCACCGTCTTCATGGTGACCCACGACCGGGAGCTCATCGAGTCGGTCTGCAACCGGATCTGGGCCTTCACCCCGAACGGCCTCATCGACTTCCCCGGGACCTACGAGGAGTTCCTGGAGAAGGACGGTCAGCAGTTCGAGGCCCGCGCCTGGCGCTAG
- a CDS encoding AI-2E family transporter, giving the protein MELIRNWFRRTFSDPQLVILIVLLVCFFGALLLLGDMLVPVIAATVIAYLLEAPVKLLERRLPRLLSVSIVFVCFLAVSLFVIVALVPLMIRQGGQLAESVPAVVRSAQQGLLTVSERYPELLAEAQLREIMTGVQSQLSGSLQDVVSVSVASVVGLVTLAVYLILVPLMVFFMLKDKVAILGWAGRFLPSRRELAASVWQEVDQQIGNYIRGKAVEIVVVAIASYITFLILDLDFALLLGILIGLSVLVPYVGATVMTFPVAAVAYVQWGFGEEFTWVVVAYLIVQGLDGNLLVPILFSEAVKLHPVAIIAAILFFGGLWGFWGVFFAIPLATLVRAVIEAWSRSRRSQAPEPPPDGDTVQPSAA; this is encoded by the coding sequence ATGGAACTGATTCGAAACTGGTTCAGGAGAACCTTCTCTGACCCTCAGCTGGTCATCCTGATCGTCCTGCTGGTCTGCTTCTTCGGGGCGCTCCTCCTCCTGGGTGACATGCTGGTGCCGGTGATCGCCGCCACGGTGATCGCCTATCTCCTGGAGGCGCCGGTGAAGCTCCTGGAGCGTCGGCTCCCGCGCCTGCTCTCGGTCTCGATCGTCTTCGTCTGCTTCCTGGCGGTCTCCCTCTTCGTGATCGTCGCCCTGGTGCCCCTGATGATCCGGCAGGGCGGGCAGCTGGCCGAGTCGGTGCCCGCGGTCGTGCGCTCGGCCCAGCAGGGGCTGCTCACCGTCTCCGAGCGCTACCCCGAGCTCCTGGCCGAGGCCCAGCTCCGGGAGATCATGACCGGCGTTCAGTCCCAGCTCTCCGGCAGCCTCCAGGACGTGGTGAGCGTCTCGGTGGCCTCCGTGGTGGGGCTGGTGACCCTGGCCGTCTACCTGATCCTCGTCCCCCTGATGGTCTTCTTCATGCTGAAGGACAAGGTGGCCATCCTGGGCTGGGCCGGGCGCTTCCTGCCCAGCCGGCGGGAGCTGGCGGCCAGCGTCTGGCAGGAGGTCGATCAGCAGATCGGCAACTACATCCGGGGCAAGGCGGTGGAGATCGTCGTCGTCGCGATTGCCTCCTACATCACCTTCCTCATCCTCGACCTCGACTTCGCCCTCCTGCTGGGTATCCTGATCGGCCTCTCGGTCCTGGTGCCCTACGTCGGCGCCACGGTGATGACCTTCCCGGTCGCGGCCGTGGCCTACGTGCAGTGGGGCTTCGGCGAGGAGTTCACCTGGGTGGTGGTGGCCTACCTGATCGTGCAGGGCCTGGACGGCAACCTGCTGGTGCCGATCCTCTTCTCGGAGGCGGTGAAGCTCCACCCGGTGGCCATCATCGCCGCGATCCTCTTCTTCGGCGGGCTCTGGGGCTTCTGGGGCGTCTTCTTCGCCATCCCCCTGGCCACCCTGGTGCGGGCGGTCATCGAGGCCTGGTCCCGGAGCCGGCGCAGCCAGGCGCCGGAGCCGCCTCCCGACGGGGACACCGTCCAGCCCTCGGCGGCCTGA
- a CDS encoding ATP-binding protein, producing MAGSGFRFSIRYKVVALVTAVLLVTLGTYLALATELYRRDKTAYIFELSSAITATVAQELGSNLEFLGEQVVQVGERALAAPDEAAADAQLEAFLAEETDFVAIRLMRPDGAGKLELVASRMQAERLQDMSIEPADLEADRTLRSIPFADLESLGLWLENASIPPDAALLRMAVSVPGPEPGAPPRAFLIAELRQERFLRVLGQSSAQTTYVVGGDGVVLAHPSTERVVGRANLGDRPIVRAALEDAFEKGVRTFDAEGESYLGAFAAITRFPGVVVAETPASTAMVAARRLMWSSLAFGLALILLALILSVIFSRRLTAPLRELEVLTGAIGEGDFDIEVKAQRNDEIGSLARAFGTMTEALKVTQSQLVQSEKMAAFGQLGAGVTHEVKNPLSGVLGYIQMAREGAKGDASQSEILERAEVSVRRCVKILDNFLRFARTDTEEQVQTDLRQAVEEGCSLARHQLEMQRVQLETHLGDEPVPALLSGGQIQQVILNLLINAMHAMPGGGKVDVSVVRDETRARILVADNGPGIPPEAQGRIFEPFFTTKPAGEGTGLGLAVSYGIVQSHRGEIRFQTSGAGTTFTIELPLAGAA from the coding sequence ATGGCAGGCTCTGGTTTCCGCTTCTCGATTCGCTACAAGGTGGTGGCGCTGGTCACGGCCGTCCTGCTCGTGACCCTCGGCACCTACCTGGCGCTCGCCACCGAGCTCTACCGTCGGGACAAGACCGCCTACATCTTCGAGCTCTCCTCCGCGATCACGGCCACCGTGGCCCAGGAGCTCGGCTCGAACCTCGAGTTCCTCGGGGAGCAGGTCGTGCAGGTGGGCGAGCGGGCGCTGGCCGCGCCGGACGAGGCGGCCGCCGACGCCCAGCTGGAGGCCTTCCTCGCCGAGGAGACCGACTTCGTCGCCATCCGCCTGATGCGCCCGGACGGGGCCGGGAAGCTCGAGCTCGTCGCCAGCCGGATGCAGGCGGAGCGCCTCCAGGACATGAGCATCGAGCCGGCCGATCTCGAGGCCGACCGGACCCTGCGCTCCATCCCCTTCGCCGATCTGGAGAGCCTCGGGCTCTGGTTGGAGAACGCCAGCATCCCTCCCGACGCGGCGCTGCTGCGCATGGCCGTCTCGGTGCCGGGCCCGGAGCCCGGAGCTCCACCCCGGGCCTTCCTCATCGCCGAGCTCCGCCAGGAGCGCTTCCTTAGGGTGCTGGGGCAGTCGAGCGCGCAGACCACCTACGTGGTGGGGGGAGACGGCGTCGTGCTGGCCCACCCCTCCACCGAGCGGGTCGTGGGCCGCGCCAACCTCGGTGATCGACCCATCGTGCGAGCCGCGCTCGAGGATGCCTTCGAGAAGGGGGTCCGCACCTTCGACGCCGAGGGGGAGTCCTACCTCGGGGCCTTCGCGGCCATCACCCGCTTCCCCGGGGTGGTCGTGGCGGAGACGCCGGCCAGCACGGCGATGGTGGCGGCGCGGCGCCTGATGTGGTCCTCCCTCGCCTTCGGCCTGGCGCTGATCCTGCTGGCGCTGATCCTCTCGGTGATCTTCTCCCGGCGGCTCACCGCGCCCCTGCGGGAGCTCGAGGTGTTGACCGGAGCCATCGGCGAGGGTGACTTCGACATCGAGGTGAAGGCTCAGCGGAACGACGAGATCGGCAGCCTCGCCCGGGCCTTCGGCACCATGACCGAGGCACTGAAGGTGACCCAGAGCCAGCTGGTGCAGTCGGAGAAGATGGCGGCCTTCGGTCAGCTCGGCGCGGGCGTCACCCACGAGGTGAAGAACCCGCTCTCCGGCGTCCTCGGCTACATCCAGATGGCTCGGGAGGGCGCCAAGGGGGACGCCTCCCAGTCCGAGATCCTCGAGCGCGCCGAGGTCTCCGTGCGGCGCTGCGTGAAGATCCTCGACAACTTCCTGCGCTTCGCCCGGACCGACACCGAGGAGCAGGTCCAGACCGACCTGCGCCAGGCGGTGGAGGAGGGCTGCTCGCTGGCCCGCCACCAGCTCGAGATGCAGCGCGTGCAGCTCGAGACCCACCTGGGCGACGAGCCGGTCCCGGCGCTCCTCTCCGGTGGACAGATCCAGCAGGTGATCCTGAACCTCCTGATCAACGCCATGCACGCCATGCCCGGAGGCGGCAAGGTCGATGTCTCGGTCGTCCGGGACGAGACCCGGGCCCGGATCCTGGTCGCGGACAACGGCCCCGGGATCCCTCCGGAGGCGCAGGGCCGGATCTTCGAGCCCTTCTTCACCACCAAGCCCGCGGGCGAGGGCACGGGGCTGGGGCTGGCCGTGAGCTACGGGATCGTCCAGTCCCACCGGGGGGAGATCCGCTTCCAGACCTCCGGTGCGGGGACGACCTTCACGATCGAGCTCCCCCTGGCCGGGGCCGCCTAG